Proteins found in one Oscillatoria nigro-viridis PCC 7112 genomic segment:
- a CDS encoding IS1634 family transposase produces MHQATELAVSNLDHLGLIAGLVDEIEIVQKINELVGEQPGEIVSPGLAVKAMIINGLGLVSAPLYLFPKFFEGKALEHLMGEGIQASHLNEYRLGRVLDKLYLAGSSQIFTTIAASAAQKFELDTETSHLDSTSFHLHGKYESELPSVSVIEPETALDSEDSEDSESTKPVSSAVPIKITYGYSRDRRPDLKQFILDLICSSDGDVPLFLRVGSGNESDRAIFASICQEFKQQLNLDSLMVADSALYSAPNLEMLTNLRWLTRVPLSIKQAQQLVSQLNEAEFTPSSVSGYSWSEHKSNYGGIEQRWLVVESSLRRDSDRQKLEKKLKKAQAEAENKLQELSKIEFACAADAAAAAHRLSKQLKFYNITQVSSKEITVKTNTNDPNAREKSSSKQRFKVQAKLEPDTGAIAKETKACGRFILATNVLETQQLEPDDMIVKYKEQQSAERGFGFLKDPLFFTDSVFLKSPERIEALALVMGLCLLVYTLGQRLLRHSLQRTNSQLKNQLGKQTNRPTLRWICQIFQSIHLVSLQGIQQISNLTAERMAILNLLPLSCKSYYLLI; encoded by the coding sequence GTGCATCAAGCAACTGAACTCGCCGTCTCTAACCTCGACCATCTTGGTTTAATAGCAGGTCTAGTTGATGAAATAGAAATTGTCCAAAAAATCAATGAGTTAGTAGGGGAACAACCGGGTGAGATTGTCAGTCCAGGTCTAGCAGTCAAAGCAATGATTATCAATGGGTTAGGGCTTGTTTCCGCTCCATTATACTTATTTCCTAAATTTTTTGAAGGCAAAGCGCTCGAACATTTAATGGGTGAAGGTATTCAAGCATCACACCTGAATGAATACCGTTTAGGTAGAGTATTAGACAAGCTATATTTAGCAGGCAGCAGCCAAATATTTACAACTATTGCCGCTTCAGCAGCTCAAAAATTTGAGCTCGATACAGAGACATCCCATTTAGATTCAACTTCCTTTCACCTGCATGGCAAATACGAATCCGAGCTACCATCTGTATCTGTTATCGAGCCAGAAACGGCGCTAGATAGCGAAGATAGCGAAGATAGCGAGTCAACTAAACCCGTGTCATCTGCCGTGCCAATTAAGATTACCTACGGCTACTCCCGCGATCGCAGACCCGACTTAAAACAATTCATTTTAGATTTAATTTGTAGTAGCGATGGAGATGTACCGCTATTTTTACGGGTGGGTTCGGGAAATGAATCAGATCGAGCCATATTCGCATCAATTTGTCAGGAGTTTAAACAACAGTTAAACCTTGACAGTTTAATGGTTGCAGATAGTGCATTATATTCAGCTCCTAACTTAGAAATGTTAACCAATTTAAGATGGTTAACCCGCGTACCGTTGAGTATCAAGCAAGCGCAGCAACTGGTATCTCAGTTAAATGAAGCAGAATTTACCCCCAGTTCTGTGAGTGGATATAGCTGGTCAGAACACAAAAGTAATTATGGTGGAATTGAACAAAGATGGCTAGTAGTAGAGAGCAGTTTGCGACGCGATTCAGACCGACAAAAACTCGAAAAAAAACTCAAAAAAGCCCAGGCTGAAGCTGAGAATAAACTGCAAGAACTCTCAAAAATTGAATTTGCTTGTGCCGCCGACGCTGCCGCCGCAGCTCATCGCTTATCCAAACAACTAAAATTTTACAATATCACCCAAGTTAGTAGCAAAGAAATTACAGTAAAGACTAATACTAACGATCCAAATGCTCGCGAGAAATCCAGCTCGAAACAGAGATTTAAAGTTCAAGCAAAACTGGAACCAGATACAGGTGCGATCGCCAAAGAAACCAAAGCCTGTGGCAGGTTTATTCTCGCCACTAATGTGCTGGAAACTCAGCAATTAGAGCCTGACGATATGATTGTGAAATACAAAGAACAGCAGTCAGCAGAAAGAGGGTTTGGGTTCTTGAAAGATCCGCTGTTTTTTACGGACAGTGTATTTCTCAAGTCGCCGGAAAGAATCGAAGCTTTGGCATTGGTAATGGGTTTGTGTTTGTTAGTCTATACTTTAGGTCAAAGGTTACTGCGTCACAGTTTGCAACGCACTAATTCCCAATTGAAAAATCAGTTGGGCAAACAAACTAATCGACCGACGCTCCGTTGGATTTGCCAGATATTTCAATCAATTCATCTGGTGAGCCTACAAGGGATTCAACAAATTTCTAATTTAACAGCCGAGCGAATGGCTATATTGAACTTGCTGCCGCTCTCCTGTAAGTCTTATTATTTATTAATCTGA
- the tnpC gene encoding IS66 family transposase, producing MLKTPALTSEPPEIAIAVEQMAQTMLSLGEWLLKQQQQLKQQQRKLAEKQQLIEEQQQEIEQLKEALSKLKNRSSSNSSIPPSADQIKKPSDKSKRKKGKKRGPKYDHPGKTRNGFGEPDHIIELQPERCPVCQAGVEAITTTPTKVQQVAELVEQPVEIREYRRPLCQCVDCGWSGYSQLPPSVIEGFSYGSRLCSVVGWLGYGGNLPWRKQEYFVEHVLGVPISQGSLAKMQRYFQQSLQPIYQQWLTYVQQPGVRCVDETTYCIDGIKYWLWVATSDRVCVLLLAPTRSSAELQQLLGQNFEGILSSDCFSAYNRQSAAAKQKCLTHLERDLEALKLSRFEANRLFAQGVGEILTTARTLHRDYHAGKLSCLQLAGNRSVIEAQLQAVLHNPPVTGWPADAQRLTNRMQRHWTEWFTFLDYPQVKPDNNDAERALRPVVVHRKVTGGARSDWGAQLVAQMFSFLETVRLQGHEAIAQLYQLLCLAGRSPPGLQFS from the coding sequence ATGCTTAAAACACCAGCACTGACCAGCGAACCACCAGAGATAGCCATCGCAGTAGAGCAGATGGCACAGACAATGCTGTCATTAGGAGAATGGCTGCTCAAGCAACAACAGCAACTCAAACAGCAACAGCGAAAACTGGCAGAAAAACAGCAGCTTATCGAAGAACAACAACAGGAAATCGAACAGTTAAAAGAAGCATTATCCAAGCTGAAAAACCGCTCCTCATCAAACAGTTCTATCCCTCCATCAGCCGACCAAATTAAAAAACCTAGCGACAAAAGCAAGCGAAAAAAAGGAAAAAAACGCGGTCCAAAATACGACCATCCGGGCAAGACACGAAATGGATTTGGCGAACCCGACCACATCATTGAGTTACAACCCGAGCGATGTCCAGTTTGTCAGGCAGGAGTTGAGGCGATCACAACAACACCAACCAAAGTGCAACAAGTAGCCGAATTGGTAGAGCAACCAGTAGAAATCAGAGAATACCGTCGCCCATTATGTCAGTGTGTTGATTGTGGCTGGTCGGGATACTCTCAACTACCACCCTCCGTCATCGAAGGGTTTAGCTATGGTAGCAGGTTATGTAGCGTGGTGGGTTGGCTGGGATATGGTGGTAACTTACCCTGGAGAAAACAAGAATATTTTGTGGAACACGTCTTAGGAGTACCCATCTCTCAAGGAAGTTTAGCCAAAATGCAGCGCTACTTTCAGCAAAGTTTGCAGCCAATTTATCAACAATGGCTCACCTACGTGCAACAGCCGGGAGTGCGCTGCGTAGATGAAACAACTTACTGTATTGATGGCATCAAGTATTGGTTGTGGGTAGCCACCAGCGATCGAGTTTGTGTACTATTATTAGCTCCGACTCGGAGTAGTGCCGAACTTCAGCAGTTATTGGGACAAAACTTTGAAGGCATTCTCAGCAGCGATTGTTTCAGTGCTTACAACCGACAATCAGCAGCGGCGAAACAGAAATGTTTAACACATCTGGAACGAGATTTAGAAGCACTCAAGCTCAGTCGATTTGAAGCTAATCGTTTGTTTGCCCAAGGCGTGGGTGAGATTTTAACCACTGCCAGAACTTTGCACAGGGACTATCATGCTGGGAAATTGAGTTGCCTTCAACTCGCTGGCAATCGTTCGGTAATTGAAGCTCAACTGCAAGCAGTTTTGCACAATCCACCAGTTACGGGATGGCCTGCCGATGCCCAACGATTAACCAACCGAATGCAACGTCATTGGACAGAGTGGTTCACCTTTTTAGATTATCCACAAGTGAAACCTGATAACAATGATGCCGAAAGAGCTTTACGTCCAGTAGTTGTACATCGGAAAGTAACTGGCGGGGCGCGCAGCGATTGGGGCGCTCAACTGGTGGCTCAAATGTTCAGCTTTCTCGAAACAGTTCGGTTGCAAGGACATGAAGCGATCGCGCAACTTTATCAGTTACTTTGTTTAGCAGGTCGTAGTCCTCCGGGTTTACAGTTCAGTTGA
- a CDS encoding ATP-dependent DNA helicase, translating to MIQTLLEQPQKLTQFPFTLKPQQQQAIDKLRSFLTTTESFFLLCGYAGTGKSTIVFQIIQELLSQSKRIALTAPTNKAVGILRKMAASQGIFGVDFMTIHQLLGLGMVRKEQEKALSQTSSSSLHLYDIIFLDECSMVGSELWKWIERNFERTFFNHRKLILMGDPAQLNPVGEKKSPAFSITNKAVLTQVVRQAGESPVLDFLTECRSFVNSKADIFLPYSKYKKGDKSNGAFKVKSETLLQYAVKTIEREFGQNPDCFRILCWTNKRVNYYNQLIRKQVYGQAASRFVPGERLITKKPVMAPDGKTVILPTSTEFTVKEVEINQHGGYRVWRLLIVTDDGLFRQIFVLHESENKRYQAELKEKLKSAKRNGFLWRKYYWFKDDLFAEINNCFALTIHNSQGSTFDEVGIDGSDLFSRLLIGQDLSRQQKLKEYHRLYYVGASRCRYRILFVAPNDSYSNNKILKYNVNFSTKR from the coding sequence ATGATTCAAACCTTACTCGAACAACCCCAGAAACTTACACAATTTCCCTTCACGCTCAAACCGCAACAGCAGCAAGCCATCGACAAATTAAGAAGCTTTCTAACCACTACCGAGTCATTCTTCTTGCTGTGCGGCTACGCAGGAACTGGAAAATCCACAATCGTCTTTCAAATTATCCAAGAACTCTTGAGTCAAAGCAAACGCATTGCCCTCACAGCACCTACTAACAAAGCAGTCGGCATCCTCAGAAAAATGGCAGCGTCTCAAGGCATTTTCGGAGTTGATTTTATGACAATACACCAACTTTTAGGATTAGGCATGGTCAGAAAAGAACAAGAAAAAGCCTTGTCACAGACAAGTTCCAGCAGCCTTCACCTCTACGATATCATCTTCCTCGACGAATGTTCGATGGTTGGAAGCGAATTGTGGAAATGGATAGAACGCAATTTTGAACGCACATTCTTCAATCACCGCAAGCTAATTTTAATGGGCGACCCCGCTCAACTCAATCCTGTAGGAGAAAAAAAGTCGCCTGCTTTTAGCATTACCAATAAAGCTGTACTGACCCAAGTTGTCAGGCAAGCAGGGGAAAGCCCTGTGCTCGATTTTCTAACAGAATGCCGCTCTTTTGTCAATAGTAAAGCCGACATATTTTTGCCATACTCTAAATACAAAAAAGGAGACAAGTCAAACGGTGCATTCAAAGTCAAATCAGAAACGCTGCTGCAATATGCCGTCAAAACGATCGAGCGAGAATTTGGTCAAAATCCCGATTGCTTCCGAATTCTGTGCTGGACTAACAAACGAGTCAACTACTACAATCAGCTTATCAGAAAGCAAGTCTACGGTCAAGCTGCATCCAGATTTGTACCGGGAGAAAGGCTAATTACCAAAAAACCCGTCATGGCACCTGACGGCAAAACCGTAATTTTGCCGACTTCAACGGAATTTACCGTCAAGGAAGTTGAGATTAACCAGCACGGAGGCTATCGAGTTTGGCGGCTATTGATTGTAACTGATGACGGTTTATTTCGGCAAATCTTTGTCCTGCACGAGTCGGAAAATAAGCGCTACCAGGCTGAACTTAAAGAAAAGCTAAAGAGTGCTAAACGCAATGGATTTCTTTGGAGGAAATATTACTGGTTCAAAGATGACTTGTTTGCTGAAATTAACAATTGCTTTGCTCTGACTATTCACAATTCGCAAGGCAGCACTTTTGATGAAGTTGGCATTGACGGAAGCGACCTTTTCAGCAGATTGTTAATCGGTCAAGATTTGAGCAGGCAACAGAAACTTAAAGAGTACCATCGACTTTATTATGTCGGTGCAAGCCGCTGCCGATATCGGATATTATTTGTTGCCCCCAATGACTCGTACTCAAACAATAAAATTCTCAAGTACAATGTAAACTTCTCAACCAAGAGGTAA
- the dnaN gene encoding DNA polymerase III subunit beta gives MKKSVKATTETDSVCEPLTISPQKVETSQTCTNFAALPAVEALSLETLSNEAILPSPSTLPSAIELACDSRELNDYIQALKGIIPSNSSHPILSNILIEADAETQHLHLTAYNLEFGMQVSFGANVNQSGKLTLPAPILADILGKFPNGSLTLKSSCEIIKGSDVPSVSATLSASRSKHAIRGLAADEFPAIPSVQQKLVTLPASVLISVLKASLFAVSSEENKRILTGGNFQLSRDADRGLDQLRVWTTDGHRVAMVLGLNESSNSHLLSSQIVNFTVPAKVLRLLERSLNSTDKVTIYYEGLPEQPSNFVAFEWNNWRLTTKLLEGQYPICDQIIAPYRHQFSHQVVVERLSFLKALERLASHSDKSHLTAILEFDLDAQQVRASLNNTLSSGTETVDAKLWGCEFRLKCDIRYLIDTAKAISSSDLRVLMATPTAPLLIAPFGTPASGTEAKECEYIVAPQE, from the coding sequence GTGAAGAAATCAGTCAAAGCAACAACTGAAACTGACTCGGTTTGCGAACCCTTAACAATCTCTCCACAAAAAGTAGAAACCTCGCAAACTTGCACAAATTTTGCAGCACTTCCAGCCGTCGAAGCTCTTTCTCTAGAAACATTGTCAAATGAGGCGATATTGCCTTCCCCTTCTACTCTCCCATCAGCTATTGAACTTGCCTGCGATTCAAGAGAATTAAACGATTATATACAAGCCCTGAAAGGCATCATTCCCAGCAATAGCAGCCATCCCATTTTGTCCAATATTTTGATTGAAGCTGATGCTGAAACTCAACATTTGCATCTGACTGCTTACAACTTAGAATTTGGAATGCAAGTGAGCTTTGGTGCGAATGTCAATCAATCTGGAAAGCTTACCCTCCCCGCACCCATACTTGCTGACATTTTGGGAAAATTTCCTAACGGCAGCCTCACCTTAAAGAGTTCTTGTGAAATTATTAAAGGAAGCGACGTTCCATCAGTCAGTGCCACTCTGAGTGCGTCAAGAAGCAAGCACGCCATTCGCGGGCTAGCTGCGGACGAATTTCCGGCTATCCCCAGCGTTCAACAGAAACTTGTAACGCTTCCTGCTAGCGTGTTAATTTCTGTCCTCAAAGCTAGCTTATTTGCTGTTAGTTCCGAGGAAAATAAACGCATTTTAACTGGAGGTAATTTTCAACTCAGCCGCGACGCAGACAGAGGACTCGATCAACTGAGAGTTTGGACGACAGACGGGCATCGGGTAGCAATGGTTTTAGGATTGAACGAAAGCAGCAATTCCCACCTTTTGAGCAGTCAAATAGTTAATTTTACTGTCCCTGCTAAGGTACTCCGGTTATTGGAGCGTTCTTTGAATTCCACTGACAAAGTTACGATTTACTATGAAGGTTTGCCAGAGCAACCTAGCAATTTTGTCGCATTCGAGTGGAATAATTGGCGGTTGACCACGAAGTTGCTAGAAGGGCAATATCCAATTTGTGACCAAATTATCGCTCCCTATCGACATCAATTTAGCCATCAAGTGGTGGTTGAGAGGCTGAGCTTTTTAAAAGCCTTAGAGAGGTTAGCTTCTCACAGCGACAAGTCTCACCTAACAGCTATTTTAGAATTCGATTTAGATGCCCAACAAGTGCGAGCATCACTCAACAATACTCTCAGTTCAGGAACGGAGACAGTTGATGCCAAACTATGGGGCTGTGAGTTTCGTCTCAAGTGCGACATCCGCTATTTGATTGATACAGCCAAAGCGATTTCCAGCTCAGATTTGCGGGTGTTAATGGCAACTCCTACCGCTCCCCTACTGATTGCACCGTTTGGAACGCCTGCGTCGGGTACAGAGGCTAAGGAGTGCGAATATATTGTCGCTCCGCAAGAATAG
- the dnaX gene encoding DNA polymerase III subunit gamma/tau codes for MYQPLHLKYRPKNLQELVGQDTIKTTLTNAITSDKIAQAYLFTGPRGTGKTSTARILAKSLNCLNSKKPTATPCGECSSCKTIDSCSSLDVTEIDAASHNGVDDARELIQHSNFAPALSRYRIWILDECHQLSTSAQNALLKCLEEPPAHVVFILCTTEAHKVLPTIISRCQTFNFRALSVDAIVGQLHKISSAESIEIASEAMRAIARTCDGGLRDALQLLSQLSLLNSEITLTQVAEVSGSISEQDSIALLKAIHSGDTLSVLQSSRTLIDSGKTPKLILSSLLAAMRDLLIVKSTRHCQNLIAGPVGYSQLRSLALHLDFETIDAACTQLQKSEFQLRTSTNAATWLEVCLLNLMLSSKPAAKETRLPATFPSNQPDNFDKTPPKIEADSPDFETTWAQVVAAAKPGNRSLLNRAQIAELSADSCVLAVERKYANKFQSHLESVQRIVTKALGRSVTVTVKQQEELAA; via the coding sequence ATGTACCAACCACTGCACCTCAAATACCGCCCCAAAAACCTACAAGAATTAGTGGGTCAAGACACCATCAAAACCACCTTGACTAATGCCATCACCTCGGACAAAATTGCTCAAGCTTACCTATTTACTGGCCCCAGAGGAACAGGCAAAACTTCAACCGCTCGCATTCTTGCTAAATCCCTCAATTGTTTGAATAGCAAAAAGCCAACCGCCACTCCTTGCGGAGAATGTTCAAGCTGCAAAACCATTGACTCCTGTTCAAGCTTAGACGTAACTGAAATCGATGCTGCCTCTCACAATGGCGTGGATGATGCCAGAGAATTAATACAACACAGCAACTTTGCGCCAGCGCTGAGCCGTTACCGCATTTGGATTTTAGACGAGTGTCACCAACTCAGTACCAGCGCTCAAAATGCTCTCCTCAAATGCCTTGAAGAACCTCCGGCTCATGTGGTATTTATTCTCTGTACGACTGAAGCACATAAAGTGTTGCCGACAATTATCTCCCGCTGCCAAACTTTTAACTTCCGAGCCTTGTCAGTTGATGCTATTGTCGGCCAATTGCACAAAATTAGCTCCGCTGAATCTATTGAGATCGCAAGTGAGGCCATGCGGGCGATCGCTCGTACCTGCGACGGAGGGTTAAGAGATGCCCTGCAATTACTTTCTCAGCTTTCACTGCTAAACTCAGAGATTACCCTAACTCAAGTTGCCGAAGTATCTGGCAGCATCAGCGAGCAAGACTCGATCGCCCTTCTTAAAGCCATTCATTCTGGCGATACCTTAAGCGTACTGCAATCTTCGAGAACGCTCATTGACAGCGGCAAAACCCCTAAACTTATTCTCAGCAGCTTGCTAGCAGCAATGAGAGATTTGCTCATTGTCAAATCAACGCGCCACTGCCAGAATTTAATTGCAGGGCCAGTAGGCTACTCACAACTGCGCTCGCTCGCTCTTCATCTCGATTTTGAAACAATTGATGCGGCTTGTACACAATTGCAAAAATCAGAATTTCAATTGAGAACTAGCACCAATGCTGCTACTTGGTTAGAAGTCTGTCTGCTGAACTTGATGCTGTCAAGCAAACCCGCTGCCAAGGAAACGCGATTGCCGGCAACTTTCCCATCTAATCAGCCTGACAATTTTGATAAAACCCCTCCAAAAATAGAGGCAGATTCTCCTGACTTTGAGACAACTTGGGCGCAAGTAGTAGCAGCAGCGAAACCAGGCAATCGTAGCCTATTAAACCGCGCTCAAATTGCCGAACTTTCTGCTGATTCATGTGTGTTAGCAGTAGAAAGAAAATACGCGAACAAGTTTCAGAGTCACCTTGAATCCGTGCAGCGGATCGTTACTAAAGCTTTAGGCCGCTCTGTTACTGTTACTGTCAAACAACAGGAAGAGTTAGCAGCATGA
- the holA gene encoding DNA polymerase III subunit delta, translating into MISILIGNDTYAIEREVENFKTQTHPLWRDFNIHRRNASSLDAALSAAASVPFGGGNKLIVVENCDFKQFGEMGLELLQILPQLPVTTHLVFTAAVIDKRLKVVKHLLQFGNLKEFTLIPPWRTDLIESAIAATAKQMNLSIARDAVSYLAVAIGNDSARRVSELEKLAIYAAGARITKESAKILVPATTANCFQLAEALLKCQAVAAIKVLDELLSRAEFPLAIIATLQTQFKTWLWVKATINSDQQRSDSEIASMCGISNPKRLYFLKQEVKEVSANFLSRSLSILFDLEIALKTGDKPDSMLPALLRITQLTHLK; encoded by the coding sequence ATGATTAGCATCCTAATTGGGAATGATACCTACGCAATTGAACGAGAAGTTGAAAATTTTAAGACTCAAACTCATCCTCTCTGGCGAGATTTCAACATCCACCGCAGAAATGCTTCTTCCCTAGATGCAGCCCTCTCTGCTGCTGCTTCAGTTCCTTTCGGCGGAGGAAACAAACTTATTGTCGTTGAAAATTGCGATTTCAAGCAATTTGGAGAAATGGGGCTAGAATTGCTGCAAATTTTGCCCCAATTACCTGTTACAACGCACTTAGTCTTCACTGCTGCTGTTATCGACAAGCGACTCAAGGTAGTCAAGCATTTGTTGCAGTTTGGTAACCTCAAGGAGTTTACTCTCATTCCTCCTTGGCGTACTGATCTGATTGAAAGTGCGATCGCTGCTACTGCTAAACAGATGAATCTCTCAATTGCCAGAGATGCTGTCAGCTATCTAGCAGTAGCGATTGGCAACGATTCTGCTAGAAGAGTTAGTGAACTGGAGAAATTAGCCATTTATGCAGCAGGCGCTCGCATTACGAAAGAATCTGCTAAAATCCTCGTTCCAGCTACCACAGCCAACTGTTTTCAACTTGCCGAAGCTCTTTTAAAATGTCAAGCAGTGGCGGCAATTAAGGTGCTTGATGAATTGCTATCTCGGGCAGAGTTTCCTTTAGCAATTATTGCCACTCTCCAAACTCAGTTTAAAACTTGGCTGTGGGTAAAAGCTACTATCAATTCCGACCAACAACGTTCAGATAGCGAAATTGCTAGTATGTGCGGAATTAGTAACCCCAAACGGCTGTATTTCCTTAAGCAGGAGGTTAAGGAAGTATCTGCGAACTTCTTAAGTCGATCGCTCTCCATTTTGTTTGATTTAGAAATTGCTCTGAAAACAGGAGATAAGCCTGACTCAATGTTGCCTGCTTTGCTCAGAATCACTCAACTCACTCACCTTAAATAA
- a CDS encoding RHS repeat protein: MEYDEDSEDLIVAIRTSQGNSQSVVYDALEQVKSMTDVFGNVTSYSYDLHQASGPTIQLHLLGRL; this comes from the coding sequence ATGGAATACGACGAGGATTCGGAGGACTTAATCGTCGCTATCAGAACCTCCCAAGGTAACAGTCAATCAGTAGTTTATGATGCCTTGGAACAGGTCAAATCGATGACAGATGTATTTGGCAACGTCACATCATACAGCTACGACTTGCACCAAGCATCCGGGCCAACAATACAACTCCACCTGCTGGGTCGGTTGTAA
- a CDS encoding DUF6932 family protein — MTSKLAPQDFDACWDREEVDMNYLKTHAPRLRNYADRAAQKALYRGEIFPSDQPVGSYDLTSYELFQRDRELHPKGIIAIDLVRWSP, encoded by the coding sequence ATTACTAGCAAACTAGCTCCTCAAGATTTTGATGCTTGTTGGGATAGAGAAGAGGTTGATATGAATTATCTGAAAACTCATGCTCCTCGACTGAGAAATTATGCAGATAGAGCCGCACAGAAAGCTCTTTATCGCGGTGAAATCTTTCCGTCCGACCAGCCAGTCGGTAGTTACGATCTAACTTCCTATGAATTATTTCAACGGGACAGAGAGCTGCATCCTAAAGGAATTATTGCTATAGATTTAGTAAGGTGGTCGCCATGA
- a CDS encoding helix-turn-helix domain-containing protein: MIRNKKQYEYTQELAKRCESTLAQYDAQDEEVKKNDPWWLVMRESIQSHLDTFRAEIAEYERLVECDRTLDLKIEVDSILELPRVLIKARIAAKMTQKELADRLGLEENRIKQYEDSDYQCASWVEIIDITEALAVELKTASFVVDFQEMEGRKSSLAEFVERQRKQLEFKAQRAEK, translated from the coding sequence ATGATTAGAAATAAAAAGCAATATGAGTATACCCAAGAGTTAGCGAAAAGATGTGAATCTACGCTAGCCCAGTATGACGCCCAAGATGAAGAGGTGAAAAAGAACGATCCTTGGTGGTTAGTGATGCGTGAATCTATCCAAAGTCATCTGGATACTTTTAGGGCAGAAATAGCTGAGTATGAAAGATTGGTGGAGTGCGATCGCACTCTTGACCTCAAAATTGAAGTAGATTCGATTTTAGAGCTGCCAAGAGTCTTAATTAAAGCTCGAATTGCTGCGAAAATGACTCAAAAAGAACTTGCGGATAGACTGGGGCTGGAAGAAAATCGAATTAAGCAATACGAAGACTCAGATTATCAATGTGCGAGTTGGGTGGAAATTATCGATATTACTGAAGCTTTAGCGGTTGAGCTGAAAACAGCTAGTTTTGTGGTGGATTTTCAGGAGATGGAAGGGAGGAAAAGTTCTCTGGCTGAGTTTGTAGAACGACAGCGAAAGCAGTTAGAATTTAAAGCTCAGAGAGCCGAAAAATAG